CCGGAAGGAATATCGGAAGGCAGAAAACCAAAGCTTAATAACAAACTAAACACCAGAAATCATGGGAAATTTACTTTACACCGTAGCCGTTATCTTAATCATCATCTGGGCTATCAGTTTCTTCGGGGGATATGCCACGGGCGGAATCATCCACATCTTATTGGTTATTGCAATCATTGCAATATTGCTAAGGGTTATTCAAGGCAAAAGGCCTGTATAAAAATACATTTTGTTTTGTAGTTTGAAACCTGAAAAAGGGATATAAAATTGGGGAACGCTTGCACAACAAGTGGATTTTATATAACGATCATGTTTTAATTGTTTTTGGGAGAAAAGGCTTTCGTATTTACGAGAGCCTTTTTTTTTAACCCCAAAGTCGAAGTCCAAAGGAGATAAACCTTTGAGAGAACGAAACTTTCGACTTTTGACTGTCGACTACGCTGTTACTTCGTTTTCTCTCCAACAAAATAGTCGTTATTCGATTTGAACAGTACGTTGAACGTGGTTAAACTGCCGTAGATCTTTGTGATGTATTGCTGCAATTCAATCTTTTCGATTTCCTCAAGGTTGCTGGCATTAATCTTCTGTTCCATAACCCGCAAGCGGTCGCGCACCATGATAATCTTGTGAAAGAATGCGTCGATAGGGATTTCTTTGGAAGCCAATCCGGCCTGTCCCGGTTCAAGGGTCATTTTGCCGCCTTTCCATTTGTCGCCGATGGCCACATTTTCGCCGATTCCGGACCATTTTTTAAGGATATCGCGCAACGATCGTTCTACATCATAAAGGCTGATGGTATCAACTTCATTTTCCGATGCTTCAATTATTTCAAATGTATCGTTAAGCGCAATGGTTTCGAGTCCGTTATCAATAAAAGTTACCCAATAATCTTTGGAAGATACGTTTGTGATGACGCCTTTTCCAAATTCAGGATGGTTTATCCTGGAGCCAATTCCTAATAATTTCATATTTTAATTTATTTAGAACGAAAATAGGAATGTAATTTGAATCGGCAAAAAAATAAAGCCGCACAATTTTGAGGCTGTACGGCTTTTCCAACTTGATTAAAAACTAATCTTAAAAGCAATAATGGTTCTCGGCGACGAGTTTTGAAGCTATCTGTTCGCGTAAACCGACAATATTGGGCATATTGTTGTATTTCGTAAAGCGTCGCAATCCCATCAGCATCATGCGTTGTTCATCGCCTTCTGCAAAAGAGATGATGCTTTCCTTGCCTTTTTGCGTGACGATATCCACGGATTTGTAGAGGTATAATTTGGCCATGGCGATTTGCTCAGGCATCGCACTTTCACCTGAAATTTTGGCATTTTTTTCTGTGCGTAAAATAGTAGATTCAGCCATGTAGATTTCAATCAGCATGTCGGCAGCGGCCATAAGCAACTGCTGGTGCGCGTCGAGGTCCGGGCCATATTTCTGGACGGCGCCACCGGCAACCATCAGGAATGCTTTCTTAAGTTTGCTAACCATTTCCTTTTCTTCCGAAAACAATTCAGAATAATCCGGCGTGTTGAAATCGGGGATTCCCATCAGTTCTTCCTGGACTTTCATAGCAGGACCAAGCAAGTCTACATGGCCTTTCATCGCTTTCTTGATCAGCATCCCGACAGACAGCATACGGTTGATTTCATTTGTTCCTTCGTAAATGCGGGAAATACGGGCATCGCGCCAGGCACTTTCCATCGGCGTGTCTTCAGAAAATCCCATTCCGCCGAGGATTTGGATGCCTTCATCGGCGCAATTCTGTATGTCTTCTGAAACAGCTACTTTAAGGATAGAACATTCTATTGCGTATTCTTCAACACCTTTTAATTCCGCTTCCTGATGGGAGGCACCGGCAGCTTCACGCGATTTGATACGGTTTTCAATATCTTTTGCAGCACGATATGCAGCACTTTCACCGGCATAACAGCTCGTAGCCATTTCGGCAAGTTTGTATCTTATCGCACCAAAATTCGCAATCGGAGTATTGAATTGTATCCTTTCGTTGGCATAATGGATGGCCCCGGTTGTTACGCGTCGCTGTGCATCGAGGCAGGCGGCAGCCAGTTTGATCCTCCCGACATTTAAGGCATTCATCGCAATCTTGAATCCATTTCCTCTTTCAGAAAGCATATTTTCAACCGGTACTTTGGTTTCATTAAAAAACACCTGGCGGGTTGATGAAGCACGTATTCCGAGTTTGTGTTCTTCCTCATTCATTGAAATCCCGTTTGAAGGATCATTTTCTACAATAAATCCGGTGATGTTCTTATCATCGCCAATTCTCGCAAAAACGATGAAAACACTACAGAAACCGGCATTTGAAATCCACATTTTCTGGCCCGTGATAGCATAGTACTTTCCATCTTCGGACAAAACGGCTTTGGTTTTCCCTGAATTGGCATCAGAGCCTGCGCCGGGTTCCGTAAGGCAATAAGCACCAAACCATTCACCCGAAGCGAGTTTAGGGACATATTTTTGTTTCTGTTCCTCAGTTCCATACAACGTAATCGGCATAGTGCCGATACCGGTATGTGCACCAAAAGCAGTTGAAAACGACCCGGTAGCACCTGAAATATAATCGCATACCAAAACGGTATCGACAAATCCCATACCCATACCACCGTAGGCTTCAGGAACAGCCACACTGAGGAAACCCATTTCGCCAGCTTTCTTCATGCATTCTTCTGTAAACGTATAATCTTTCTTTTCGAAACGGTCTTTGTTGGGCCAGATTTCCTTGTCGACAAACTCCTTTACGGAATCACGCATCATTTTTTGCTCGTCTGAAAAATCTTCGGGAGTAAAGATGTCATCACATTTGGTTTCTTTTACCAAAAATTGCCCACCTCTGGTTACATCCTTTTCTGTTATGTCTGCCATTTTGTTATGTTTTGTATGTTATTATAATAGTTCATAAATGCCTGCGCAACCTTGGCCAGTTCCCACGCACATGGTTACCATGCCGTATTTATTGCCACGGCGTTTCATTTCGTCGAAAAGCTGTACTGAAAGTTTTGCGCCTGTACATCCTAATGGATGGCCTAATGAAATAGCACCACCGTTGACGTTGATAATATCAGGATTTAATTTTAACTCACGGATTACCGCTAAAGATTGTGATGCAAAAGCCTCATTCAGTTCAATCAGCTCAATGTCATTCTGTGACATGCCTGCCTGCTTCAATGCTTTCGGAATAGCTTTTACGGGACCGATTCCCATGATTCTTGGTTCGACTCCGGCTGAAGCAAAATTGACAAGTCGGGCGATAGGAGTGATGTTCAACTCTTTGACCAGTTCTTCACTCATAATCAATACGAAAGCCGCGCCGTCACTCATTTGTGAAGAGTTTCCGGCGGTTACGCTTCCGTCAGCCGCAAACACAGGTTTCAAATTATTCAAGGCTGTGATATTGGTATCGGCACGAGGGCCTTCGTCTTTTGTAACGGTATAGGATTTGGTTTCTTTCTTTCCATTTTCATTCAGGAAAGTCTGTTCAACGGTGATGGGTACAATCTGTTTGTCAAACTTACCTTCCGCCTGCGCTTTCAAGGCTTTCTGATGGGATTCGAATGCAAACACATCCTGGTCTTCACGGGAAATATTGAATTGTCTGGCAACGGCTTCTGCTGTAAGTCCCATACCCCAATAATAATCTTCGTGGCCGTTTTTGGCAACACCATAATCAGGTGTTGGTTTATAGCCGCCCATCGGAATATAACTCATGCTTTCGGCGCCTCCTGCGATGATGCAATCGGCCATTCCGGATTGGATTTTAGCAGTGGCCATTCCAATGGTTTCAAGCCCTGAAGCACAATAACGGTTGACGGTCACACCGGGAACATCGACAATATTTAATCCCATCAGTGAAATCAAACGGGCAACGTTTAATCCCTGTTCTGCTTCCGGCATGGCATTGCCCACCATGACATCGTCAATTCTTTTCTTGTCGAAATCAGGAAGCTCATTCATCATGTACTGAATGGTTTCTGCTGCAAGTTCATCCGGTCTTTTGAAACGGAATACGCCTTTTGGCGCTTTGCCAACTGCTGTGCGGTATGCTTTAACTATATATGCTGTTTTCATGGATTAGTTTCTTAATGGTTTGCCTTTGGTTAACATAAATTGTATACGCTCCAAAGTTTTTCTTTCTGTGCAAAGCGATAAAAAGGCTTCCCTTTCAATATCAAGTAAGTATTGTTCAGATACCAACGTAGGTTCTGACAAGTCACCACCAGCCATGACATACGCCAGTTTATTGGCAATCTTTTTATCATGATCTGAAATGAAGTGCCCAGCAGTCATTTGGTCTGTTCCGACAAGGAACATTCCGAGTGCCTGCTTGCCGAGAACCTTGATGTCTTTGCGTTGTATCGGTTGTGTGTAACCGGCTTCCGCCAAAATTAATGCTTGCTTTTTTGCTTCGAGGATTTGTCTGTCTTTATTCACTACAACAATGTCTTTTCCTTTTTGCAATACGCCTAAATCAAAAGCTTCATGAGCAGATGTAGATACTTTAGCCATAGCCACAGTGAGGAAATATTCCTGTAAGACATTCAGTTCAACATCGTTTTTGCGGAATAAATCTGAAGCCCTTAACGTCATTTCCTTTGAACCACCACCTCCCGGAATCACACCGACACCGAATTCCACCAAACCGATATACGTTTCTGCAGCAGCAACCACCTTATCAGCGTGCATGCTCATTTCACAGCCACCGCCTAGAGTCATTCCGTGTGGTGCTACGATTACAGGAATTGAGGAATAGCGTACGCGCATCATCGTATCCTGGAACATTTTGATGGCCATATTCAGTTCATCATATTCCTGCTCGACCGCCATCATAAATATCATCCCGATATTGGCACCAACGGAGAAATTCGCTGCCTGATTTCCGATAACCAAACCATTGTATTCCTTTTCGGCCAAATCGATCGCTTTGTTGATTCCCTGCAGGACATCCCCGCCAATCGTATTCATCTTGGAACGGAATTCAAGATTCAGGATGCCATCGCCAAGGTGTTCAATGATTGCACCGGAATTGCTCCATACCTTTTTACTGTCACGTATATTGTCTAAAATGATAAAAGCGTCCTGTCCTGGTTTTTTAACCTGTGTTTTGGATTGCAGGTCATAATAATAAGTAGCCCCGTCTTTCACCGTGTAAAAGCTGTTACTTCCTGAAGCTGCCATATCGTCTACCCATTTTGCATAATTAAGGCCTGATGCTTTTATCAGTTCGATACCTTTTTGTACACCGATCGCGTCCCAGATTTCAAACGGCCCGTTTTCCCAACCGAAACCGGCTTTCATGGCATCGTCGATTTTGTAAAGGTCATCTGTGATTTCGGGTACGCGGTTGGATACATAGGCAAACATACCTGCGAAATTTTTCCTGTAGAATTCCCCCGCTTTGTCAGTCCCTTTGATCAGAACCTTAAACCGGTCTATCGGCTTGTCAATGGTTTTGGTTAATTCCAGCGTGGCGAAATTTGCTTTTTTAACAGCGCGGTATTCGAGGGTATTTAAATCCAATGATAAGATATCTTTGTCGACTTTCTTGTAAAAGCCCTGTCCGGTTTTGCTTCCAAACCATTTGTTTTCCATCATTTTACTGATGAAATCCGGCAGTTTGAAAAGTTCGTGCGCTTCATCATCAGGGACACCCTGGTATAAGCCGTTTGCCACGTGGACCAAAGTGTCGAGGCCGACAACATCCACTGTACGGAAAGTTGCCGATTTCGGGCGGCCGATTACCGGGCCGGTTAATTTATCCACTTCTTCAATGGTCAGTCCCATTTCGCTGACCAGATGAAACAAACTCTGAATCCCGAAAATACCGATACGGTTTCCAATAAACGCAGGAGTATCTTTGGCCACGACCGAAGTCTTGCCTAAAAACTGTTCTCCGTAATTGTTTAAGAAGGAAAGCACTTCAGATGAAGTTTGCGGCCCGGGAATGATTTCAAATAGTTTCAGATAACGCGCGGGATTGAAAAAATGTGTGCCACAGAAATGCTTCTGGAAGTCCTCACTCCGGCCTTCACTCATAAAACGTATTGGAATGCCTGATGTATTCGATGTTACCAGAGTTCCGGGCTTCCTGAATTTCTCGATTTGCTCAAAAACCAGTTTCTTGATATCGAGTCTTTCCACCACTACTTCGATGATCCAATCTGCGGAAGCGATGTCCTTCATGTTATCGGCCGTGTTACCGGTCGTGATGCGGCTTGCGAATTTCTGGTGGTAAATAGGGGAGGGCCTGGATTTTAAGGCATTCGCCAAATGTTCATTGACGATACGGTTTCGTACCGCTTTATTTTCCAGTGACAGGCCTTTCCTTGTTTCTGTTTCCGTGAGTTCATTCGGAGCGATGTCAAGAAGTAATACTTCTACGCCGATGTTGGCAAAATGGCAGGCAATACCTGAACCCATAATGCCGGAGCCGACGACTGCGACTTTTTTAATAATTCGTTTCATTCGGGAATATCTTGATTGAAAATGTTTTTATCGAGGATCAGTTCATTGATGGTTTCAGCGACTTCCATAAAATGCTGGAGCTGTTCATCGGAAATCCTTGTTTTGACAGCTTCATTAAATTTAAGGACATTATTTCGGGAAAGTTCTCTTTTCTCTTTTCCGAATTCAGTAAGGTAAATCAATACGCCGCGCCCGTCTTCAGGATTTTTCCTGCGGACAATAAGGCCTTTTTCTTCCATTGATTTCAGCGTACGGGTTAAACTTGTAGCTTCCATACCCATTTTTGGGCCTAATGCGGTGGACGGCGTTCCCTTGTCTCGATCAATACTCAATAAAGCAAAACCGGTTGCCATGGTTGCGCCGTATTTCGAAGCCTCTTCATTATACATGCGTGCCACTGCCTGCCATGTAGCCCTTAAGATATAATCTATTGTTTTTTCTTTCATGAGAACTATCAATTTTGATTTTCTGCCTTTTGCTTTTCTGTCAAATATAATAAAAAATAGTATGCATGCATACTAAAATGATTTTTATTTCAATTTTGATATTTTTTTTCTTCGGATCAGTTGTCACAACATATTAAACACCCATATTTACTGGCCTTACAAACATACACTTACATTTAAAATGTTAAATAAATGTTATAGGAAAATTTTTTTTGTAACAAAAACAGGTTATTATCGTCTATTACAGTAATCAACAATGAATCATCAATCAATAATCAATCATCATGAAAAAATCAATCACAACTCTCGTTGTAGCAATCTTCGCTACAGTTAATGCAGCCAACGCCGCTAATTTGTCCAACACTGATACAAAAATGGTATCATCGGCAGATTCCAGCCTGATCACAACCGAATTGGGCAGCCTTAAAAAATACAACAGGACTATTGACGAAATCATCTCAGCCGATTTAAAAATCACGGAAGCTAAGGTTCCTTCAAAAAAAACTGTTGCAAAAAAGAAATCAAAAAGGGCACAGATCAAATTTAAAAAACAGCTTACCAACTAAAGCTGTCTTTTTTTCTCTCATCAATCATTTAATCAATTAACCTTAATTTCATCATCATGAAAAAATCGATCATTTATTTAGGAATGGCTTTATTGTCATTATCGAACGTGACCATGGCTTCTGAAAGCAAAACAGCCGTAAAATCAGGCTTTGAAACCACAACTTACACTGGTTCCCCGCTTTGCCTTGCTATTGCAAAAGGCGATTTTGAAGTCGTTAAAAAGTTCATCGAATATGGTGCAAGCGTCAATGAAACCTCAAACGGAATGACACCGTTGATGTTTGCGGCACGTTACAACCAGGTGGAAATCTTAAAATTGCTTGTAGAAAAAGGAGCCGATCTTAAAGCTAAGGATGCTAACGGATTCACTGCACTGAAATATGCTGAAAATTCTAATGCTACGGCTGCGGCAGAATATCTGAAAAGTATCGCGAAAAAATAAAAGGTTTTATTATTTTGTTTAGTTAGAAAAAGCACCATCAGTTTTGCAGGGCTGGTTATGGTGCTTTTTCGTTTTTTAAAAGGAATAAACTTACAAGATATATAGGACTTAAGACCGCTGCGCTTTAAGATTATAGGATTGTCACTAATCTTAAAGCTTACAATCCCGACATTTTGAAATACGAAAACGTAGGTTCATTGTCAATTCTCAATAATGATTCGTAAATCAACCTGATGACGTTTTCAACATCTTCACGATGTACCATTTCGACAGTTGTATGCATGTATCGCAAAGGCAAGGAAATCAATGCTGATGCTACACCACCGTTGCTATAGGCAAAAGCATCGGTATCGGTCCCGGTAACCCTCGAGGAAGCCAGCCTTTGAAAAGGAATTTTGTTGTCTTCGGCCGCTGTAATAATCATCTCACGTAAATTGTTTTGAACAGCAGGAGCATAAGTGATCACAGGTCCTTTCCCGATTCTTGTTTCGCCTTCAATCTTTTTATTGATCATTGGCGTGGTAGTGTCATGGCATACATCTGTAACGATGGCCACGTTCGGTTTAATCGTATTGGTGATCATTTCCGCACCGCGTAAACCTACTTCCTCCTGTACTGAATTGGTGATGTACAACCCGAAAGGTATTTCTTTCTTATTTTCATGTAAAAGACGCGCCACCTCGGCAATTATGAAACCGCCCATACGGTTGTCAATCGCGCGGCAAACGAATTTATCGCCGTTCAAAACCATAAACTCATCAGGATAAGTAATCACGCAACCCACATGTACGCCCATTTTCTCCACATCTTCTTTCTTATCACAGCCAATATCTATAAAAAGGTTGTCGATTTTAGGATGTTCTTCCTTGTCGCGATTGCGTGTATGGATGGCCGGCCATCCGAAAATACCTTTTACAATACCGTTTTTGGTGTGGATGTTAACACGCTTTGAAGGCGCAATCTGGTGGTCTGAGCCGCCATTCCTTATGACGTAAATCAGCCCATCATCAGTAATATAATTGACATACCACGAAATCTCATCGGCATGGCCTTCAATAACCACTTTATATTTCGCCTCAGGATTGATGATACCAACGGCGGTTCCATAAGTATCGGTAATGAAAGTGTCGACATATGGCTTCAGGTAATCCATCCACAATTGCTGCCCACCGGATTCATAACCGGTTGGCGAGGCGTTGTTCAGGTATTTTTCAAGGAATTCAAGGGAATTGTCGTTCAGTATGCTTTTGGCGCTCATAAAATATATTTTTCGCTAAAATATAAATTTGATATTAGAGTTTAATAGGTATTAATGCTAATTTTGGAAATTAAAAGTGGTTTTATGAAAGTATGGAGGTTTATTATTACAGCGTTTTTAATCACAGCTACAGCCGTCGCCCAGGAAGAAAAGCCAGACAAGCGTGACGACTACCTGAACCAGCCTGACACCATTTCGGGTCCGACGATCTCGCTGGATGAAGTCGTGATCGATACCAGGAAAAGCAAGCTTGATGCCGAGGCCCGCAGACAATTCGCCATACTCCAGCGCCGTGTATATAAGGTGTATCCTTATGCTAAAAATACTGCGACAAATCTCACCGCCCTCAATGCCGGCATGGCAAAGCTCAAATCTAAAAAGGACCAAAAGAAATATTTCAAGATCGTTGAGGATTATCTCGACAACCAATTCAAGCCACAACTTAAGAAGCTTTCCAGAAAAGACGGTCAGATTCTCGTAAAGCTGATCTACAGGCAAACCGGGAACAGTACCTATGACCTGATCAGGGAATACAAAAGTGGCTGGAAGGCTTTCTGGTCCAATAACACCGCAAGGCTGTTCGATATCAACCTCAAGACCAAATACCAACCTGACGAAGTCGGCGAGGATTACCTGATTGAAACCATCCTCGTGCGTGCCTTCCAAAGCGGCAGGCTGCAACGCCAGGACGCTGCTTTCGCTATCGATTTACCGAAACTTAAAGAATACTGGTCTGATAAAATGAGTGCTTCTACCGGAGAATGATTTTTAGGGCGTGCCGGCGGGTTTAAAGTTTGCAGTCGCAGTCATGGTTTACAGTAACCGCCGTCGGGCTTTCCGCTACAATCTTTTTATACATTCGCTGCGCTTCGGATAAAAAGGATTTCCGCTTCAATCCCTCACGCAGCCCCAGGTCCGCTTCACGGATTTGGTATCCCGGGAAAAACTTTCCCGCCCAACAATCCCGTTCCCAGCGCATTAGCACAATGGATTAAATTTTCTTTAAAAAAAGGTTATAAAAAGTTTGCTAAACTGAAAAAGGGGGTTACTTTTGCACCCGCATTGGCAAAGAAGTTCTCTTGATTTACTGTAAGGCGGTGTTCGAAAAAAGTTTGCAAAAACTTCGGGAATAATTTGCCTGAAAGGAAATAAGTTTTACCTTTGCCATCCCGAATAGGGGGATACAGGTTCATAAAAATATTGGTGTTTGGTTTGAAGAAAATAAACTTTAAAAATTATTTTCAAAAAGGCTTGCACGGTAAAAAAGAAGTTGTACTTTTGCACCCGCTTTGAAACACAAGCGAGAAGAAAAAGATTGACACGTTCATTGATATATTGGATTGACAGCACTTCCGAAGAGATTTGGAAGTAAGCAGAGAGTAAGGAAGATCGATTTGGATTTTCGAAAAAATAAAACGTTAGAATTCGTCTAAAATTAAGTTGAGTAATCAACAAACAAAATACGATGAAGAGTTTGATCCTGGCTCAGGATGAACGCTAGCGGCAGGCTTAACACATGCAAGTCGAGGGGTAGATGTCTTCGGGCATTGAGACCGGCGCACGGGTGCGTAACGCGTATGCAACCTACCTTGAACAGGGGGATAGCCCAGAGAAATTTGGATTAATACCCCATAGTATTATAGAATGGCATCATTTTATTATTAAAGTCACAACGGTTCAAGATGGGCATGCGTCCCATTAGCTAGATGGTAAGGTAACGGCTTACCATGGCAACGATGGGTAGGGGTCCTGAGAGGGAGATCCCCCACACTGGTACTGAGACACGGACCAGACTCCTACGGGAGGCAGCAGTGAGGAATATTGGTCAATGGGCGCAAGCCTGAACCAGCCATGCCGCGTGCAGGATGAAGCATCTATGGTGTGTAAACTGCTTTTATACGGGAAGAAACCCCGCCTCGTGAGGCGGATTGACGGTACCGTAGGAATAAGGATCGGCTAACTCCGTGCCAGCAGCCGCGGTAATACGGAGGATCCAAGCGTTATCCGGAATCATTGGGTTTAAAGGGTCCGTAGGCGGGCCTGTAAGTCAGTGGTGAAAGCCCATCGCTTAACGATGGAACGGCCATTGATACTGCAGGCCTTGAATTATTGGGAAGTAACTAGAATATGTAGTGTAGCGGTGAAATGCTTAGATATTACATGGAATACCAATTGCGAAGGCAGGTTACTATCAATATATTGACGCTGATGGACGAAAGCGTGGGTAGCGAACAGGATTAGATACCCTGGTAGTCCACGCCGTAAACGATGGATACTAGCTGTTGGGCGCAAGTTCAGTGGCTAAGCGAAAGTGATAAGTATCCCACCTGGGGAGTACGGGCGCAAGCCTGAAACTCAAAGGAATTGACGGGGGCCCGCACAAGCGGTGGAGCATGTGGTTTAATTCGATGATACGCGAGGAACCTTACCAAGGCTTAAATGTAGATTGACAGGTTTGGAAACAGACTTTTCTTCGGACAATTTACAAGGTGCTGCATGGTTGTCGTCAGCTCGTGCCGTGAGGTGTCAGGTTAAGTCCTATAACGAGCGCAACCCCTGTTGTTAGTTGCCAGCGAGTCATGTCGGGAACTCTAGCAAGACTGCCAGTGCAAACTGTGAGGAAGGTGGGGATGACGTCAAATCATCACGGCCCTTACGCCTTGGGCTACACACGTGCTACAATGGCCGGTACAGAGAGCAGCCACCACGCGAGTGGGAGCGAATCTATAAAGCCGGTCACAGTTCGGATCGGAGTCTGCAACTCGACTCCGTGAAGCTGGAATCGCTAGTAATCGGATATCAGCCATGATCCGGTGAATACGTTCCCGGGCCTTGTACACACCGCCCGTCAAGCCATGGAAGCTGGGGGTGCCTGAAGTCGGTGACCGCAAGGAGCTGCCTAGGGTAAAACCGGTAACTAGGGCTAAGTCGTAACAAGGTAGCCGTACCGGAAGGTGCGGCTGGAACACCTCCTTTCTAGAGAAAGACGCAATTTGGTTACGTTTAGGGAAGATTTAGAAAGAAATTCATTACTCTCGCTGTTGGTTCAAATACATATCCAAGAAACAAACAGAGTCTCGTAGCTCAGCTGGTTAGAGTACAACACTGATAATGTTGGGGTCCCCAGTTCGAGTCTGGGCGGGACTACTATTTTGTTTTATTGGAAAAGGAAATTCTGGAAGTTGAGATTGTCACGTTTAGTGGGCGCGTTATCAAACTGCAAACTGCGACTGATAACTGCTACTACGGAAAGACGGGGGATTAGCTCAGCTGGCTAGAGCGCCTGCCTTGCACGCAGGAGGTCATCGGTTCGACTCCGATATTCTCCACGATCGATCCATTGGATTGAAAAAGTTCATTGACATATTGGGATAAGAAAATACAAAAAGTAGAAAGAACACGTCTTGTTTTAATTAGCAAGGCAAAAGTACAATAAGCAAAATAAGGGCGTATGGGGGATGCCTAGGCTCTCAGAGGCGAAGAAGGGCGTGATAAGCTGCGAAAAGCTCCGGGGATCGGCACACACGAGTCAATCCGGAGATTCCCGAATGGGGCAACCCAATACATTGAAGATGTATTACTCCGATAGGAGGGCAAACCCGCTGAACTGAAACATCTAAGTAGGCGGAGGAGAAGAAAACAAAAGTGATTCCGTAAGTAGTGGCGAGCGAACGCGGATTAGCCCAAACCAATGTTGTTACGGCAAGATTGGGGTTGTAGGACCACGATATTCCATGCAGAGTGAACCGGAAGGACCTGGAAAGGTCTGCCATAGAGGGTGATAGCCCCGTATGGGTAAGCGATGTAATGGATAGTGGTATCCTGAGTAGGGCGGGGCACGTGAAACCCTGTCTGAATCTGGCGGGACCATCCGCTAAGGCTAAATACTCCTGAGAGACCGATAGTGAACCAGTACCGTGAGGGAAAGGTGAAAAGAACCGTGAATAACGGAGTGAAACAGATCCTGAAACCATACGCCTACAAGCGGTCGGAGCCCTTTCGTGGGGTGACGGCGTGCCTTTTGCATAATGAGCCTACGAGTTAACGTTGCCGGCAAGGATAAGGTATTAAGTACCGGATCCGTAGCGAAAGCGAGTCTGAATAGGGCGCTTTAGTCGGTAGTGTTAGACGCGAAACCGTGTGATCTACCCATGGGCAGGATGAAGCTGTGGTAACACACAGTGGAGGTCCGAACCGGTTGTCGTTGAAAAGACTTCGGATGACCTGTGGGT
This genomic stretch from Flavobacterium pallidum harbors:
- a CDS encoding ankyrin repeat domain-containing protein, which gives rise to MKKSIIYLGMALLSLSNVTMASESKTAVKSGFETTTYTGSPLCLAIAKGDFEVVKKFIEYGASVNETSNGMTPLMFAARYNQVEILKLLVEKGADLKAKDANGFTALKYAENSNATAAAEYLKSIAKK
- a CDS encoding MarR family winged helix-turn-helix transcriptional regulator — its product is MKEKTIDYILRATWQAVARMYNEEASKYGATMATGFALLSIDRDKGTPSTALGPKMGMEATSLTRTLKSMEEKGLIVRRKNPEDGRGVLIYLTEFGKEKRELSRNNVLKFNEAVKTRISDEQLQHFMEVAETINELILDKNIFNQDIPE
- a CDS encoding acyl-CoA dehydrogenase family protein, encoding MADITEKDVTRGGQFLVKETKCDDIFTPEDFSDEQKMMRDSVKEFVDKEIWPNKDRFEKKDYTFTEECMKKAGEMGFLSVAVPEAYGGMGMGFVDTVLVCDYISGATGSFSTAFGAHTGIGTMPITLYGTEEQKQKYVPKLASGEWFGAYCLTEPGAGSDANSGKTKAVLSEDGKYYAITGQKMWISNAGFCSVFIVFARIGDDKNITGFIVENDPSNGISMNEEEHKLGIRASSTRQVFFNETKVPVENMLSERGNGFKIAMNALNVGRIKLAAACLDAQRRVTTGAIHYANERIQFNTPIANFGAIRYKLAEMATSCYAGESAAYRAAKDIENRIKSREAAGASHQEAELKGVEEYAIECSILKVAVSEDIQNCADEGIQILGGMGFSEDTPMESAWRDARISRIYEGTNEINRMLSVGMLIKKAMKGHVDLLGPAMKVQEELMGIPDFNTPDYSELFSEEKEMVSKLKKAFLMVAGGAVQKYGPDLDAHQQLLMAAADMLIEIYMAESTILRTEKNAKISGESAMPEQIAMAKLYLYKSVDIVTQKGKESIISFAEGDEQRMMLMGLRRFTKYNNMPNIVGLREQIASKLVAENHYCF
- a CDS encoding 3-hydroxyacyl-CoA dehydrogenase/enoyl-CoA hydratase family protein; its protein translation is MKRIIKKVAVVGSGIMGSGIACHFANIGVEVLLLDIAPNELTETETRKGLSLENKAVRNRIVNEHLANALKSRPSPIYHQKFASRITTGNTADNMKDIASADWIIEVVVERLDIKKLVFEQIEKFRKPGTLVTSNTSGIPIRFMSEGRSEDFQKHFCGTHFFNPARYLKLFEIIPGPQTSSEVLSFLNNYGEQFLGKTSVVAKDTPAFIGNRIGIFGIQSLFHLVSEMGLTIEEVDKLTGPVIGRPKSATFRTVDVVGLDTLVHVANGLYQGVPDDEAHELFKLPDFISKMMENKWFGSKTGQGFYKKVDKDILSLDLNTLEYRAVKKANFATLELTKTIDKPIDRFKVLIKGTDKAGEFYRKNFAGMFAYVSNRVPEITDDLYKIDDAMKAGFGWENGPFEIWDAIGVQKGIELIKASGLNYAKWVDDMAASGSNSFYTVKDGATYYYDLQSKTQVKKPGQDAFIILDNIRDSKKVWSNSGAIIEHLGDGILNLEFRSKMNTIGGDVLQGINKAIDLAEKEYNGLVIGNQAANFSVGANIGMIFMMAVEQEYDELNMAIKMFQDTMMRVRYSSIPVIVAPHGMTLGGGCEMSMHADKVVAAAETYIGLVEFGVGVIPGGGGSKEMTLRASDLFRKNDVELNVLQEYFLTVAMAKVSTSAHEAFDLGVLQKGKDIVVVNKDRQILEAKKQALILAEAGYTQPIQRKDIKVLGKQALGMFLVGTDQMTAGHFISDHDKKIANKLAYVMAGGDLSEPTLVSEQYLLDIEREAFLSLCTERKTLERIQFMLTKGKPLRN
- a CDS encoding acetyl-CoA C-acyltransferase → MKTAYIVKAYRTAVGKAPKGVFRFKRPDELAAETIQYMMNELPDFDKKRIDDVMVGNAMPEAEQGLNVARLISLMGLNIVDVPGVTVNRYCASGLETIGMATAKIQSGMADCIIAGGAESMSYIPMGGYKPTPDYGVAKNGHEDYYWGMGLTAEAVARQFNISREDQDVFAFESHQKALKAQAEGKFDKQIVPITVEQTFLNENGKKETKSYTVTKDEGPRADTNITALNNLKPVFAADGSVTAGNSSQMSDGAAFVLIMSEELVKELNITPIARLVNFASAGVEPRIMGIGPVKAIPKALKQAGMSQNDIELIELNEAFASQSLAVIRELKLNPDIINVNGGAISLGHPLGCTGAKLSVQLFDEMKRRGNKYGMVTMCVGTGQGCAGIYELL
- a CDS encoding lmo0937 family membrane protein, which produces MGNLLYTVAVILIIIWAISFFGGYATGGIIHILLVIAIIAILLRVIQGKRPV